One genomic region from Bacteroidales bacterium WCE2008 encodes:
- a CDS encoding transcriptional regulator, AraC family, which yields MKETVELRIKWPEIVRTAAYISPLVSLVLALITTRPVTLPLIMGLLSIGCSMILISPSGVCTVKTTCRIMLVQSALCLLFPVLILFLPTVIVEVYLNLVAVTPMLLILILYLSGLIRDSEFLTESLIGWEYMLGISKTFYTVLYMAIVCFFFIFSMIDGLAGKILQILTTVCMGFLGILLHCRMLTKHSVLTGKFENGIMKVAGPSTLLKPNPGGRISLNYRIVYNRMFEYINDKQPFLSDSYTLDDLARSLYTNKSYLSKMVNACTGMNFSQYMNNFRVQYAMELFKKDTRLRVSELAMMSGFKSGVTFNLAFKLFLNQNPSEWCNAYKNSLTDDKAK from the coding sequence ATGAAAGAGACCGTTGAATTAAGAATCAAGTGGCCGGAAATCGTCAGGACTGCAGCGTATATTTCCCCTCTTGTTTCACTTGTCCTGGCGTTGATCACTACCAGGCCTGTTACTCTCCCCCTGATCATGGGTTTGCTGTCAATCGGCTGTTCCATGATTCTGATTTCTCCATCAGGAGTATGTACTGTCAAGACGACCTGCCGAATAATGCTTGTCCAGTCGGCGCTGTGTCTGTTATTCCCTGTACTGATACTTTTCCTTCCCACGGTCATAGTCGAGGTCTATCTGAACCTTGTGGCCGTAACCCCTATGCTTCTGATTCTGATACTTTATCTTTCGGGATTGATACGTGACTCCGAATTCCTGACAGAAAGTCTCATAGGATGGGAGTATATGCTGGGCATATCCAAGACTTTCTATACAGTCCTGTATATGGCGATAGTATGTTTCTTTTTCATTTTCTCGATGATCGACGGCCTTGCCGGAAAGATTCTCCAGATACTTACCACGGTATGTATGGGCTTCCTCGGAATTCTTCTGCATTGCCGCATGCTGACGAAGCATTCGGTGCTGACCGGGAAATTCGAGAACGGGATAATGAAAGTGGCGGGACCTTCCACTCTCCTCAAACCCAATCCCGGAGGACGCATCAGCCTCAATTACCGTATAGTCTATAACAGGATGTTCGAGTACATCAATGACAAGCAGCCCTTCCTGTCAGACTCCTATACTCTGGACGACCTGGCCAGAAGTCTATATACCAACAAGAGCTATCTTTCCAAGATGGTGAATGCCTGTACCGGGATGAATTTCTCCCAGTATATGAACAATTTCAGAGTGCAGTATGCGATGGAGCTGTTCAAGAAAGATACCCGGCTGAGGGTATCCGAACTGGCTATGATGTCGGGGTTCAAGAGCGGAGTGACGTTCAATCTGGCGTTCAAGCTCTTCCTTAACCAGAATCCCAGCGAATGGTGCAACGCTTACAAGAACAGCCTGACAGACGACAAGGCTAAATGA
- a CDS encoding Uncharacterized membrane-anchored protein YitT, contains DUF161 and DUF2179 domains, which produces MPTEKSFLLAVKEYLLITIGILCYVSGWSLFLLPNNLVGGGVSGLSSIIQYATGFKMGYTYFIVNAGLLVIAFLILGAGFGGKTIYAIILASVGLSVLPDIIPLQIIDTLALQNGKLMSVIMGGIMAGVGIGMSMTQGGSTGGTDIIALIVNKYRNISPGRMILWMDVFIILSSIVVPSYTADGSLVSWPDKVTTVVYGLILVTINGYVVDLYISGSRQSVQLFILSHKYDKIADCITGELHRGVTVLPATGWYTKKDSHVLMVITRKADLNVILRHIKLIDPDAFLSVGSATGVYGKGFDTIKTGKK; this is translated from the coding sequence ATGCCAACGGAAAAAAGTTTTCTTTTAGCAGTCAAGGAATACCTTTTGATCACGATAGGTATCCTGTGTTATGTAAGCGGATGGTCCCTTTTCCTGCTCCCTAACAATCTCGTGGGCGGCGGAGTCTCAGGTCTTAGCTCAATTATCCAGTATGCCACAGGATTCAAGATGGGTTATACATACTTCATCGTGAATGCAGGACTGCTCGTGATCGCGTTCCTGATATTGGGAGCCGGTTTCGGCGGAAAGACAATCTATGCGATAATACTGGCCTCTGTCGGACTCAGCGTGCTCCCGGATATCATTCCTCTGCAGATAATCGATACACTTGCTCTCCAGAACGGAAAACTGATGTCCGTCATAATGGGCGGAATCATGGCCGGAGTCGGAATCGGAATGTCCATGACGCAGGGCGGCAGTACCGGAGGTACGGATATAATCGCACTCATCGTCAATAAATACAGGAATATTTCCCCGGGCCGCATGATACTCTGGATGGATGTGTTTATAATCCTGTCCTCTATCGTAGTTCCGTCCTATACTGCTGACGGGTCGCTTGTCAGCTGGCCGGACAAGGTGACGACGGTCGTATATGGCCTTATCCTCGTAACGATCAACGGCTATGTGGTCGACCTTTATATTTCAGGTTCCCGCCAGTCGGTACAGCTGTTCATCCTGTCTCATAAGTATGACAAGATAGCTGACTGCATTACCGGAGAGCTCCATAGGGGAGTGACAGTCCTTCCTGCCACCGGATGGTATACCAAGAAGGATAGCCATGTACTTATGGTAATCACCAGAAAGGCCGACTTGAACGTGATTCTCAGACATATAAAGCTGATAGATCCCGATGCTTTCCTCTCTGTCGGATCTGCTACGGGAGTCTATGGCAAGGGCTTCGATACAATAAAGACGGGAAAGAAATAA
- a CDS encoding Uncharacterized membrane-anchored protein YitT, contains DUF161 and DUF2179 domains, which produces MDLKRILNVLWDYALVTLGCVIFCMAWTSFMIPNNIASGGIAGLSTIIQFATMGAIPVSVSYIVLNVFLLALGFLVLGKGFGFKTIYAIVLSTILFRIMPGIDIILALPGHPLFIEEKVLIPVIAGLVEAVGIFIIFNRGGSTGGTDVIALILNKFYPVSPGKVYMVLDLFIIASVLLVPGKTFQDMIYGYLAMITFSMMLDFFLLGSKSTMQVMVFSKHYDKIADYIMNDLKRGVTALNSVGWYTKNDSKVLLILVRKPQIQELTKAIKKIDSKAFVSVSAVSSVYGQGFDEMKTGIERKKKTVGSLNQ; this is translated from the coding sequence ATGGATCTGAAGAGAATTCTGAATGTTCTTTGGGATTACGCCCTCGTTACTCTGGGATGCGTGATCTTCTGTATGGCGTGGACATCGTTCATGATTCCGAACAACATTGCCAGCGGCGGCATCGCGGGTCTTTCCACGATCATCCAGTTCGCGACGATGGGTGCGATCCCGGTTTCGGTCTCATATATCGTCCTGAATGTCTTCCTCCTCGCCCTGGGTTTCCTGGTGCTTGGAAAAGGATTCGGTTTCAAGACAATATATGCCATCGTGCTTTCCACGATCCTTTTCAGGATAATGCCGGGAATAGACATTATCCTTGCCCTGCCGGGACATCCTCTCTTTATTGAAGAGAAGGTCCTCATTCCGGTGATTGCCGGACTTGTTGAGGCAGTCGGCATCTTCATTATCTTCAATCGTGGCGGAAGCACCGGCGGAACTGATGTGATCGCCCTTATCCTGAACAAGTTCTATCCTGTGTCTCCGGGCAAGGTGTACATGGTCCTTGACCTGTTCATCATCGCTTCGGTGCTGCTCGTGCCGGGAAAGACTTTCCAGGACATGATTTACGGCTACCTCGCGATGATCACGTTCTCGATGATGCTGGATTTCTTCCTTCTGGGAAGCAAGTCGACTATGCAGGTGATGGTCTTCTCGAAACATTACGACAAGATAGCGGATTATATCATGAACGATCTGAAGAGAGGAGTGACTGCTCTGAACAGCGTCGGATGGTATACCAAGAATGATTCCAAGGTGCTCCTGATCCTCGTGCGCAAGCCGCAGATCCAGGAACTTACCAAGGCGATCAAGAAGATTGACAGCAAAGCGTTCGTCAGTGTTTCTGCCGTCAGCAGCGTATATGGCCAGGGCTTCGACGAGATGAAGACCGGTATAGAAAGGAAGAAAAAAACTGTAGGCTCTTTAAATCAATAG
- a CDS encoding leucyl-tRNA synthetase yields MDYDFRGIEKKWQQYWADKHTFKAEENSTKPKYYVLDMFPYPSGAGLHVGHPLGYIASDIFSRYKRLKGFNVLHPMGYDAFGLPAEQYAIQTGQHPEVTTDKNIARYRQQMDKIGFSYDWDREFRTCDPEYYKWTQWAFLKMFGSYYCNSCRKARPIEELIAAFEKNGTAGLDVACGEKLEFTAEQWNSYSELEKSKVLMNYRIAYQGETSVNWCPQLGTVLANDEVKDGLSVRGGFPVEQKKMTQWQLRVSAYAERLLDGLDNLDWTDSLKEMQRNWIGRSYGTEVVFKVDTDGKETDVTIFTTRVDTIFGVTFMVLAPESDLTPALTTADRKAEVEEYLAYVKKKTERERISETKTVTGVFSGSYGINPLTGEKVPVWISEYVLAGYGTGAIMAVPAHDSRDYAFAKKFNLPIIPIIEGCDVSEESFDAKEGKMCNSGFLNGMDVKEAIPAAMDYVEAHGIGHRKVNYRLRDAIFSRQRYWGEPFPIYYKDGIPTPLPEDKLPLTLPEISEYKPTESGEPPLARAENWTYEGWPLETSTMPGFAGSSAYYLRYMDPHNSSELVSHKADDYWRNVDLYIGGTEHATGHLIYSRFWNKFLFDLGYVCEDEPFRKLINQGMIQGRSNFVYRIVGTNKFVSVGLKDQYETQEIHVDINIVRNDRLDLEAFKVWRPEFKDAEFVLENGEYICGWAVEKMSKSMFNVVNPDDICDSYGADTLRLYEMFLGPLEQSKPWDTKGIDGVNRFLRKFWRLFFNGDKFIVTDEKASSEDLKTLHKLIGKVQTDIESFSFNTTISAFMIAVNDLTDRKVSKREVLEPMVIMLSPFAPHIAEELWSALGHEGSVAYAAFPEYVESYTVESSVTYAVSFNGKTRFTVDLPKDMDKAGVEAHVRGLEQTAKYVGEQSIVKVIVVPGKIVNIVVK; encoded by the coding sequence ATGGATTACGATTTCAGAGGTATAGAAAAGAAGTGGCAGCAGTATTGGGCTGACAAACACACATTCAAGGCAGAGGAGAACTCTACGAAACCGAAATATTACGTTCTTGACATGTTCCCTTATCCTTCGGGAGCAGGTCTTCACGTCGGTCATCCCCTTGGATATATAGCAAGCGATATTTTCTCTCGTTACAAGAGACTGAAAGGCTTCAATGTCCTTCATCCTATGGGATATGACGCTTTCGGACTTCCTGCAGAGCAGTATGCCATCCAGACAGGACAGCACCCGGAGGTGACTACGGACAAGAATATCGCCCGCTACCGTCAGCAGATGGACAAGATCGGTTTTTCATACGACTGGGACCGTGAATTCAGAACCTGTGATCCGGAGTATTACAAGTGGACCCAGTGGGCCTTCCTCAAGATGTTCGGAAGCTATTACTGCAATTCCTGCCGCAAGGCCCGTCCTATAGAGGAACTAATCGCAGCCTTCGAGAAAAACGGCACCGCCGGCCTCGACGTAGCATGCGGAGAGAAGCTCGAGTTTACTGCAGAGCAGTGGAACTCCTATTCAGAGCTCGAGAAGAGCAAGGTCCTCATGAACTACAGGATCGCATATCAGGGAGAGACATCGGTCAACTGGTGCCCTCAGCTCGGAACAGTGCTTGCCAATGACGAGGTCAAGGATGGCCTTTCCGTCCGCGGCGGCTTCCCTGTAGAGCAGAAGAAGATGACCCAGTGGCAGCTCCGTGTTTCGGCCTATGCCGAGAGGCTGCTTGACGGTCTCGACAATCTCGACTGGACCGATTCCCTCAAGGAAATGCAGCGCAACTGGATCGGACGTTCATATGGTACCGAAGTCGTATTCAAGGTCGACACCGACGGCAAGGAAACTGACGTCACCATCTTCACGACCCGCGTGGATACCATCTTCGGAGTAACCTTCATGGTCCTTGCTCCTGAGAGCGACCTAACTCCGGCGCTCACGACTGCCGACCGCAAGGCCGAGGTCGAGGAGTATCTCGCTTATGTAAAGAAAAAGACCGAAAGAGAGAGAATATCCGAGACCAAGACTGTCACCGGAGTATTCTCCGGCTCATACGGAATCAACCCTCTTACCGGAGAGAAAGTTCCGGTATGGATCTCAGAATATGTGCTTGCCGGCTATGGTACCGGAGCCATCATGGCAGTTCCTGCACATGACAGCAGGGACTATGCATTCGCCAAGAAGTTCAACCTGCCTATCATTCCTATCATCGAAGGCTGCGACGTCAGCGAAGAAAGCTTCGACGCCAAGGAAGGCAAGATGTGCAACTCCGGTTTCCTTAACGGAATGGACGTCAAGGAGGCGATCCCTGCAGCGATGGATTATGTCGAGGCCCATGGAATCGGCCACCGCAAGGTCAACTACCGGCTCCGTGACGCTATCTTCTCCCGCCAGAGGTATTGGGGCGAGCCTTTCCCGATATACTACAAGGACGGCATCCCGACTCCGCTTCCTGAGGACAAGCTCCCGCTGACTCTTCCTGAGATCAGCGAATACAAGCCTACCGAGTCCGGAGAACCGCCTCTCGCAAGGGCTGAGAACTGGACATACGAGGGCTGGCCTCTCGAGACCAGCACAATGCCTGGCTTCGCCGGATCGAGCGCATATTATCTCAGGTACATGGATCCGCACAACTCTTCGGAGCTCGTAAGCCACAAGGCCGACGATTACTGGAGAAACGTGGACCTCTATATCGGTGGTACAGAGCATGCTACGGGCCACCTTATCTACTCCCGTTTCTGGAACAAGTTCCTCTTTGACCTCGGCTATGTATGCGAGGACGAGCCGTTCAGGAAGCTTATCAACCAGGGTATGATCCAGGGCCGCTCGAACTTCGTCTACCGTATCGTGGGCACCAACAAGTTCGTTTCTGTCGGACTAAAGGACCAGTATGAGACCCAGGAAATCCACGTGGACATCAATATCGTCCGCAACGACCGTCTCGACCTCGAAGCTTTCAAGGTCTGGAGACCTGAGTTCAAGGATGCGGAGTTCGTGCTGGAGAATGGCGAATATATCTGCGGCTGGGCTGTCGAGAAGATGAGCAAGTCCATGTTCAACGTCGTCAATCCTGACGATATCTGCGACTCTTATGGAGCAGACACCCTCCGTCTCTACGAGATGTTCCTCGGCCCTCTCGAGCAGAGCAAGCCATGGGATACCAAAGGCATCGACGGAGTCAACCGCTTCCTCCGCAAGTTCTGGAGGCTCTTCTTCAACGGAGACAAGTTCATAGTTACCGACGAGAAGGCTTCTTCTGAGGACCTCAAGACTCTCCACAAACTTATCGGCAAGGTGCAGACCGATATCGAATCGTTCTCGTTCAATACTACGATCAGCGCATTCATGATTGCCGTCAACGACCTCACCGACAGGAAAGTCTCCAAGAGGGAAGTCCTCGAGCCTATGGTCATCATGCTCTCTCCTTTCGCCCCTCATATTGCTGAGGAGCTATGGAGCGCTCTCGGTCATGAAGGAAGCGTGGCTTATGCCGCCTTCCCTGAATATGTGGAGTCATATACAGTTGAAAGCAGCGTCACATATGCCGTTTCATTCAACGGCAAGACAAGGTTTACGGTCGATCTTCCTAAGGATATGGACAAAGCCGGAGTGGAGGCCCACGTCAGGGGACTCGAACAGACGGCCAAGTATGTGGGCGAACAGAGTATTGTCAAGGTGATTGTCGTACCTGGAAAGATTGTCAACATAGTTGTCAAGTAA
- a CDS encoding TonB family C-terminal domain-containing protein, translating to MRRFLVSAICLFFAAVSFAQYKSGSLAIEEREVPATLRDHVSILSSMDGRKAGSEGEARAAAYVYDKLKEYGVDLLNPREGDVFGLRQENGDTLKSRNVIGFVQGYDHSLRDHYIVIGARLDNLGENVMTVDGENVIKTYAGANGNASGLATLIELARMVNTNSVVFRRSILFVAFGSSQEAYAGAWYFLNRSFSDSGKIDAMIDLDMLGTGTDSFQAYTCSNEDMNNILRSMTSQLLPVVPEITAVESYPSDHRAFYASEIPSVLFSTGYYPEHNTERDVPSILDYDGMEQELEYIYAFSRTLANVDKAPAFRPGKIEKKDDNVYPYYDCDQPPTFLGHSDPRFFIQKWVYSYLKYPEEAVREGIEGRVTVEFTIDKKGKVTDVEVTNGVHLLLDEEAEKVVKASPDWKPAKIKGKVVKSRISIPVEFRLEKKSKVSIGIKK from the coding sequence ATGAGAAGATTCCTTGTTTCAGCCATCTGCCTGTTTTTTGCGGCAGTTTCGTTTGCCCAGTATAAAAGCGGTTCCCTGGCTATAGAGGAGCGCGAAGTCCCTGCCACTTTGCGGGATCATGTAAGTATCCTTTCTTCGATGGACGGCAGAAAAGCCGGCAGCGAAGGGGAGGCCCGTGCGGCAGCATATGTCTATGACAAGCTTAAAGAGTATGGAGTCGATCTTCTGAATCCGAGGGAAGGCGACGTGTTCGGTCTCCGTCAGGAGAATGGCGATACTCTGAAGTCCCGCAACGTAATCGGCTTCGTCCAGGGCTACGACCATAGCCTTCGCGACCATTATATCGTCATCGGGGCCCGTCTGGACAATCTCGGTGAAAACGTCATGACCGTCGACGGGGAGAATGTCATCAAGACCTATGCAGGCGCCAATGGCAATGCTTCCGGCCTTGCGACGTTGATTGAACTCGCCAGGATGGTCAATACCAATTCCGTAGTGTTCCGGCGCTCGATCCTGTTCGTTGCGTTCGGATCTTCGCAGGAGGCCTATGCGGGCGCATGGTATTTCCTCAACCGCTCGTTCTCCGATTCGGGTAAGATCGATGCCATGATCGACCTCGACATGCTCGGGACCGGTACCGATTCTTTCCAGGCTTATACATGCTCCAACGAGGATATGAACAATATCCTCAGGTCCATGACGTCGCAGCTGCTTCCGGTCGTTCCGGAGATAACCGCGGTCGAGTCTTATCCTTCGGACCATAGGGCGTTCTACGCCAGCGAGATTCCTTCCGTTTTGTTTTCAACTGGATATTATCCGGAGCATAACACGGAAAGGGACGTCCCTTCGATACTCGACTATGACGGCATGGAACAGGAACTGGAGTATATCTATGCCTTCTCCAGGACTTTGGCGAATGTCGACAAAGCTCCGGCATTCAGACCGGGCAAGATAGAAAAGAAAGACGATAATGTCTATCCATATTATGATTGTGACCAGCCGCCGACCTTCCTCGGGCATTCAGATCCGAGATTCTTTATCCAGAAGTGGGTCTACAGCTATCTGAAGTATCCGGAAGAAGCTGTCAGGGAAGGAATCGAAGGAAGGGTTACCGTGGAATTCACTATCGACAAGAAAGGCAAGGTCACTGACGTGGAAGTGACCAATGGAGTGCATCTCCTTCTTGACGAAGAGGCGGAAAAAGTGGTCAAGGCGTCTCCGGACTGGAAGCCTGCCAAGATTAAGGGCAAGGTAGTCAAGTCCAGGATTTCGATTCCGGTAGAGTTCAGGCTGGAGAAGAAATCCAAAGTAAGTATCGGAATAAAAAAATAA